The genomic DNA GGTTGATTACGATCATggattattgattttattttgatacaACTTCGGTTCAGTTTGATCTGTTTCCCTTAATAATAATCTGTAGACGCTATTGCCCCAAGCTAGGTTATTCATTCTTCTGTTAACATAACTTTCGTTTATGCTAACTATTATCGCTTTTGTATTATAGGCCTTATTAGTCATCAGTCATCACAGTACAGTGATTGTATATTATCATCTGCGACTCACCACAAATACCAcgaaaaaaatacatatctaaTCACAATGCATGTAGATGCATACGTATTTCCGATCTCCGTAAGCATGACATATGGACATaaaaagaagtgaagaacaaTCAAATGATGATTTTCCATTATCAATTACTATATGAAATATACATaaagttgaaagaaagaaaaacttgtGTTTAGCTGTAATTCGTGCTATACACTTACCGTCAGGATATCCCACAATTTTGAATATTCGGGCTATGCAAATAAAAAGTATATGCAGCTTATATAATGAGATGTTGAAAAGTGAAAaggctaatgtttttttttatttggttggtTCCCACACGCAGGGAAGTCCTTTGAAGGGCCTACCATGCATAGCCTTCGACCACAGATCTTTTccatttcattttaattttcagtttattcatgtattaaaaaaaactatagttaagAAACTGTTAGCTATAattaattacaagaaaaaaatatataaaggtGTTTTGTATAGTACgaacaattatatataaaaagagaaagccATTGATTCATAATGATAACAAGCTAAAAGTCAATACATTTATATAACAATCTCAACCATCAACCTCACGGTTACTATTTAATCATGATTCTTATTTAATAATAACACCAACGTACCAAGAGATATGTGGTCAGTTAGTAAGTCCTAAGTGAACAAATTACTAATAGATACACTCTAATCGCCGCAGAAGCAGTGCCTTTACTTTATCACCATTCAATATTAACCCAAGAATTACACAAGGCATTGAACTGTGTATATAAAAAGGCATAAGATATTTATTTACCACCCCTTTGTAATCGTATCGTATGGTCTTTTTGCATGCGAGCGCATGATTATTGAttctttcatatatatgttaaagcatttgcatgtatatatatatatatatatatattatatatatatatatataatgttctagGCTGGTTaaaatgatttgtatatatatataatgttctagGCTGGTTaaaatgatttgtatatatatgtaatcgtTTCTATTCAACGACGATCGACTTGAAAAACATAACTAATTTTATTCCACGAAGCAAATCAAAGAAATTTTGAAACGAACAACATTATTAgcaacatattaatttatacatatatgtgaAATTGCGTGAAGATGGTTAAGTGTGGGGTAAACTATGGCCAATGCCAGGGCTATTGCCGGGCTTTGTAGGCCTGAAATCATCTGTCCCTTTACCTCCGGATTGTGacgatggtggtggtggcggcggcgaGAACTGCATTGCCTTATCATCGACCTTGAGATCATTGAGCAccgccatcatcatcatcttgctATCATCAGGACCATCATTAATCTTATCATCAGTTTTCATGTCTTTTAGGGTTCGTCCATGGACGCAATTGAACCCTAGAAAAAACACCATCATTAGAAAAACACAAGCGTACAATGTTTTCTTTTGACCCATAGACGATTCCATTGGAAGAAAAATGggtgataaaaagaaaacagaaaaaagaaaagaaaaaactatatattgtttCTAAGGACtctgaaaatattaaagagTGTGTGATGTGAAGTAACACTTGCTTCTAGGGGGGCATTTATATAGAGATTATACCTGCTGCTTATTGCccataaactaattaattaagtcGAGTTTATTACAAAGTAGGTGGCAGTGGCATGCTATAATATTCTTCTTCTAAAAATACAATGACCGGTGCAAGAAAAACATGCAAATAAttgaatcaaatatttaaattacgTTTGAcagtactctttttttttttatataaatatatttgtatatataattcatataaatatatttgtatatataattcgaGAAGGAAAATGATTCAGTATAATTTACGTGTcggaaacaaaattaaagatataCATTCAAAATGTTCGATTAAATATTTACGTTAAGATTTTCATTCAAGAAAAGACAGAGCCAAAGCTTTTGCTTTACAACCTTAAAGTTGGTCCGACTCCGAATCAAAGCCCTAGCGGTTCGGAATACACTCTCCAAGTAGGCAATTAATTAcctcttaattattttattttccttttccgtctcttttcttttagtttttaattgcttcttttttttttttttttttgggcaaatttTAATTGCTTCTTTTATTGTGCTTTTTCCCTTGGTACTTTTAATATCTTTGTTATGCTtcacataataaaataaatgggCTTTTCATCAAGGCCCATATCTGcatctatttttttccttcattgctaaaacttatttttttttctctctctttttttcacaAGTGTATGATATCTGTGTTAAGTTAAGATGATGTACAAACACAACAAATGCAGAAAtgaataaaccaataatataactcatccaaatttaaataaaccGGACACGGTTCTACTCGGTCTAGTCGGGTTTGGTTTTAACCAAAGAGTTGCTGAATCACAGCCTCAGCGTTTCCATTGTATTGTGATAGAAGTTCAATTGCATCAGACCTCGGCAACGCCAGAAATTCCTGAAACCATCTCTCTCGtcactatatataatataatgtaaccaaaatccaaaacgaTCGAAATATAAGAAACTGATCCAAAAGTCTTGAGGATCTTGAAAACGTACCATTACTTTAAGAATTGCACTTTCTTCCCACAAAGCTTCTCTCGACGAAGTCTGAGTCATCATCAAGCTGCTGCTTCCACCATCTTCTGATGTCATGGTGCTTGAAGACGTCGTCGTGACTTGAGACGACAAGTTTGTGTTGCTAGCTCTATTTGATCTTGATTTGATACCACCGATCAAATCAGTGTTCACTTCTTTCAATGAATCTATCTTCAGGAGATTGTTGAACCGGTCTTTACACATCTGAAGCTTGAACCACTCAGTATGCGTGTGAAGCGTcgcttttattattttcattagcTTTGGTTCTTCGATCCCAAGCCTTTTACCGATAGAAACCTTAAAAAGAATGGCAGAAACAAACACCAGTTGTTCGTTAATCTTTCTAACATCAGACAAAACCAGAAGAGATCAAAGCTCAAAACATTGTTGTTACCTGTAGCGTATTTGCCAAATCATTCAAAGGCAAATCTTTGGGTGTGGTTCCGTCCGGTTGAAGTAAAACTAATAAAGTCTCCTTTAATGTCTTCAGTAAAGACTGGTCATTGGCTGCTAAGGGACCTAAGTGAGAGCATGCAACCTTTAGGGCTCCATTGTGATCACCAGCACTCACCAGCTTCAGAAATTCAACCTGTACATGTACAATATAAACAGTTTTATCTTCTGTTACTAAGCAAAACGAAGAAGTTACAAACAATATCTCTTAGGGGAATATACAGAGAACTTTAAGTTGTTCGTGCACCCTTACCTGCTTGAGATGGAATAGTAAACCCGgattttttgtgaaaaaatctGGATCCATGGTGCTGATTTCGTAAATAGCTTCGCCTGCCATTCCTCTGCTAACCAGTTCCTTCAGTGCCAAGGCTATCTCATACTTGTCCTCTATAGGGTTTATGCCTGACTCGGACTTGGCAAATGAAATACCAGGAAGACAATCCATTTCAGCAGTACGCCCACACCATCTTTTGCGTTTATTCCTCTCACTATTCAAATGGGATCTAATTCTAATAACAGCTTTTGTATTTTCACATTGATTTGACCAGCTAGTGCTGCAATCTTCACAAGCGCTGGTTGGTTCGCTGCCGTAACGTGTGCCAACATCAACTCCTTGTTCGCTAGACATTTCAGTATCATCAAGCATGCTCTTGTTGCTATAATTCTCAATATCTGAATGTTGACTTGTGTTGAGATCAATTTCCGAAGAACAATCTCTTGATAAGCTGCGGCCCACCTCCGACTGGTTGCGTTTGGCAGGACTTCTGACCATTTGCATCTCTGATTGAAAATTAAACCGATCAGAAATTCAttaaagccaaaaaaagaaaaagaggtagAATCATGAAAAAGGATCTTGAAACTGCCTAGGGTTTATCACCGACCTGAATCCACAATACCCCTGTATATGCAGTACTCCTTAACAAGTTCATCGAGAACCGAAACATCTAATCGCATCCTGCACAATTCATTCTGCAAGAAGTAGAAGCAAGAATTAGGCCGCAATGCAGATATATAAACTTACACAACAATAATAGTAAGTAAATATAGTATACTAGTTAAGCCCAAACTAGTGTGTTTGCAAGAGATACCACTTAAACAGTGTAATGATGATAATTGAGAATAAACATAGGACGGAGGATTGTAACCTGGAATGCCTGGAAAAGGTCACCTTTGGCAAATTTCATGCTATCAACAGCACCTTGTCTAGTGAGCTCAACCGCATGAGCAAGAGCCTGTATGTCCACCTgaaatatgatattaaaaatcagTACAATGCGTGTTGTAGACAAAATCACATTTCAATTACAAGATGATCAAGAAGCTAGCTGCGTGTTGTTTACCTCATCAAACGGTGGTACTTCATACATGCTTTCAGGAGGAGTGGCTGGTGCGTCACGTTCCTCCAGGAGAAGTCTATGAGTGAGATCAGAAACTGCGGAGGAAATTCCTTGGTGAAAGCAAAATCCTTTATGTATGCTGGTAAAGGTAGAAGAAAGGATTAATAAGAGTAAGCGAGAAAAATCACAAGAGATAATAACAGTGTTGAAAAAACGAATATAGCCTCTTACCTTATCAGATATCTTAGTGTCATTGAGAAAACTGGATCATATGCTTGTAAAGAAGCTCTCAGAACAGATGACATCAGTCCAGCCATTTCATACCTTCTTTTCTCTGCCCACTGTAGAACAGAAAGCGCATTCCTTATAATCCAAAATACAAATTCTGCATGATGTATAAGCAGcggttcaaaaaaaaacataggagATTCTGTGCCCGCAAGATCAGATAATATCCTAAGAAAAGCAGAAAGGTGGTGAAATACCTCGTTTGCTACTGGAGAGTTTACGTCATCTTTATCATAGATGAGTGCAAGAAGAACATGCTTGAATTCCTCATAAGCTTCCTTGAGATATAAATATGCAGAGGTCAGAACTTGATAGATTGAGAACTcagcaataagaaaaaaaaaatacctctcttacaaggaagaagatgatgaatcaatagaataagatagataaaaagaaggttgttttattctattttaacTTCATATACGCATTAGTGACAGTAAAATCGGAGCTAAAAAGCATACACACACAAAGAGAGCAAAAGAAGAAGGGATGGAATATTCCAGTACCGGGTAAGCATCAAGAGCACAGGGAGCAACACAAGTCCTCAAACAAGCAATTGCAGCCTCATGTGTTCCTTTTCTCAGCAGCTCAATAAATTTCTTCAcagggaaaaacaaaattggtttAAAATCGATCCTAGACTTTACATACATACACTCTTATCCCAATATCCAGCAACCCTAACTAAGAAGAAACGAACCAAATACACGGATTGAGGGAGGAGATTAACAGACCTGTTTCTGGAGGCGAAATAGAATACGATGATCATCGAGGACGAAAGGAGCGTGAGAGCGAAGGATGTCGATGGCGGTATCAATGTCACCGGATTCAATCGAGTTTCGGATCCGACGAATGATTAATCTGGAGTGATAAGACGAAGAGGAAATagaaggagaggaaggagacgatgatgatgatggagatgacgGTGAATTGGTGGCGGCGGAGGCG from Camelina sativa cultivar DH55 chromosome 2, Cs, whole genome shotgun sequence includes the following:
- the LOC104757623 gene encoding uncharacterized protein LOC104757623 encodes the protein MESSMGQKKTLYACVFLMMVFFLGFNCVHGRTLKDMKTDDKINDGPDDSKMMMMAVLNDLKVDDKAMQFSPPPPPPSSQSGGKGTDDFRPTKPGNSPGIGHSLPHT
- the LOC104745340 gene encoding uncharacterized protein LOC104745340 isoform X1 encodes the protein MDYNTPVNWEALDALIIDFVSSENLVEDASAATNSPSSPSSSSSPSSPSISSSSYHSRLIIRRIRNSIESGDIDTAIDILRSHAPFVLDDHRILFRLQKQKFIELLRKGTHEAAIACLRTCVAPCALDAYPEAYEEFKHVLLALIYDKDDVNSPVANEWAEKRRYEMAGLMSSVLRASLQAYDPVFSMTLRYLISIHKGFCFHQGISSAVSDLTHRLLLEERDAPATPPESMYEVPPFDEVDIQALAHAVELTRQGAVDSMKFAKGDLFQAFQNELCRMRLDVSVLDELVKEYCIYRGIVDSEMQMVRSPAKRNQSEVGRSLSRDCSSEIDLNTSQHSDIENYSNKSMLDDTEMSSEQGVDVGTRYGSEPTSACEDCSTSWSNQCENTKAVIRIRSHLNSERNKRKRWCGRTAEMDCLPGISFAKSESGINPIEDKYEIALALKELVSRGMAGEAIYEISTMDPDFFTKNPGLLFHLKQVEFLKLVSAGDHNGALKVACSHLGPLAANDQSLLKTLKETLLVLLQPDGTTPKDLPLNDLANTLQVSIGKRLGIEEPKLMKIIKATLHTHTEWFKLQMCKDRFNNLLKIDSLKEVNTDLIGGIKSRSNRASNTNLSSQVTTTSSSTMTSEDGGSSSLMMTQTSSREALWEESAILKVMEFLALPRSDAIELLSQYNGNAEAVIQQLFG
- the LOC104745340 gene encoding uncharacterized protein LOC104745340 isoform X2, whose protein sequence is MAGLMSSVLRASLQAYDPVFSMTLRYLISIHKGFCFHQGISSAVSDLTHRLLLEERDAPATPPESMYEVPPFDEVDIQALAHAVELTRQGAVDSMKFAKGDLFQAFQNELCRMRLDVSVLDELVKEYCIYRGIVDSEMQMVRSPAKRNQSEVGRSLSRDCSSEIDLNTSQHSDIENYSNKSMLDDTEMSSEQGVDVGTRYGSEPTSACEDCSTSWSNQCENTKAVIRIRSHLNSERNKRKRWCGRTAEMDCLPGISFAKSESGINPIEDKYEIALALKELVSRGMAGEAIYEISTMDPDFFTKNPGLLFHLKQVEFLKLVSAGDHNGALKVACSHLGPLAANDQSLLKTLKETLLVLLQPDGTTPKDLPLNDLANTLQVSIGKRLGIEEPKLMKIIKATLHTHTEWFKLQMCKDRFNNLLKIDSLKEVNTDLIGGIKSRSNRASNTNLSSQVTTTSSSTMTSEDGGSSSLMMTQTSSREALWEESAILKVMEFLALPRSDAIELLSQYNGNAEAVIQQLFG